One region of Cyanobium sp. M30B3 genomic DNA includes:
- a CDS encoding methyltransferase domain-containing protein: MAPDPVRVLRDEERAKLDASDDSLFYAEPRFVQHLDAAFRSRLTALYRQRIPPCAVLLDLMGSWVSHLPDGITYQEVIGHGLNAQELAANPRLDRYWLQDLNRDQRLPLADASVDAVLIVAGWQYLQQPEAVAAELLRVVRPRGQVIVAFSNRMFFQKAPQVWTDGGDRDHLAYVARVLLAQGWGRPELIAENTRAAGPLGWIGAKGDPFFAVVAERPLQP, encoded by the coding sequence ATGGCCCCCGATCCGGTGCGGGTGCTGAGGGACGAGGAGCGGGCAAAGCTCGACGCCAGCGACGACAGCCTGTTCTATGCCGAGCCCCGCTTTGTGCAGCATCTCGATGCCGCCTTCCGCAGCCGGCTCACGGCCCTCTACCGCCAGCGCATTCCCCCCTGCGCGGTGCTGCTCGACCTGATGGGCAGCTGGGTGAGCCACCTGCCCGATGGGATCACCTACCAGGAGGTGATCGGCCATGGCCTCAACGCCCAGGAGCTGGCCGCCAACCCCCGGCTTGACCGGTACTGGCTGCAGGATCTCAACCGCGATCAACGCCTGCCCCTGGCGGATGCCAGCGTGGATGCGGTGCTGATCGTGGCCGGCTGGCAATACCTGCAGCAGCCGGAGGCCGTGGCCGCGGAGCTGCTGCGGGTGGTGCGCCCCCGGGGCCAGGTGATCGTGGCCTTCTCCAACCGGATGTTCTTTCAGAAGGCCCCCCAGGTGTGGACCGATGGTGGGGACCGCGACCACCTGGCCTATGTGGCCCGTGTGCTGCTGGCCCAGGGCTGGGGCCGGCCGGAGCTGATCGCCGAGAACACCCGGGCGGCGGGGCCCCTGGGTTGGATCGGGGCGAAGGGGGATCCCTTCTTCGCCGTGGTGGCGGAGCGGCCCCTGCAGCCCTGA
- the bioA gene encoding adenosylmethionine--8-amino-7-oxononanoate transaminase → MSWHPHLWHPTTQVASSPEPLRVRAARGSELELEDGRRLIDAISSWWVTLHGHGEPAIVAAISRQAQQLEQVIFANFSHAPAEQLATRLSALSGLERLFFSDNGSTAVEVALKIAWQWWRNQEGGGSGSGREAAARRQLIAFEGAYHGDTFGAMALGERSLFTEPYEPLLFDVARVAWPHSHWGEEQALLDVREQAALSQLEQALHTPTAAVILEPLIQGASGMRVVRPAFLRAVAERVRAAGALLIADEVFTGFGRTGDLFACRRAGIQPDLMALSKGLTGGFLPMGATMASERLYQGFISDQPRATFFHGHSFTANPLGCAAALASLDLLQASPERFQQFEVRHIPLLESLAKHPQVRRPRCVGTMAAFDVEAGEASYLNPVGKQIQRHCLEQGVYLRPLGNVVYLLPPLGISDAQLERCYAALGSALDALV, encoded by the coding sequence ATGAGCTGGCACCCCCACCTCTGGCACCCCACCACCCAGGTGGCCAGCAGCCCGGAGCCGCTGCGGGTGCGGGCCGCCCGCGGCAGTGAGCTGGAGCTCGAGGATGGGCGCCGGCTGATCGATGCGATCAGCAGCTGGTGGGTGACCCTGCACGGCCACGGTGAGCCGGCGATCGTGGCGGCGATCTCCCGCCAGGCCCAGCAGCTCGAGCAGGTGATCTTCGCCAACTTCAGCCACGCCCCGGCCGAGCAGCTGGCCACCCGGCTCAGCGCCCTCAGCGGGCTGGAGCGGCTGTTCTTCTCCGACAACGGCTCCACCGCGGTGGAGGTGGCCCTCAAGATCGCCTGGCAGTGGTGGCGCAATCAGGAGGGCGGCGGATCCGGCAGTGGGCGCGAGGCAGCGGCGCGCCGCCAGCTGATCGCCTTTGAGGGGGCCTACCACGGCGACACCTTCGGCGCGATGGCCCTGGGGGAGCGCTCCCTGTTCACCGAGCCCTACGAGCCCCTGCTGTTCGACGTGGCCCGGGTGGCCTGGCCCCACAGCCACTGGGGCGAGGAGCAGGCGTTGCTGGACGTGCGGGAGCAGGCGGCCCTCAGCCAGCTGGAGCAGGCCCTGCACACCCCCACCGCCGCCGTGATCCTCGAGCCTCTGATCCAGGGGGCCAGTGGCATGCGGGTGGTGCGGCCGGCCTTCCTGCGGGCCGTGGCCGAGCGGGTGCGGGCCGCCGGGGCGCTGCTGATCGCCGATGAGGTGTTCACCGGCTTCGGGCGAACGGGCGACCTGTTCGCCTGCCGCCGCGCCGGTATCCAACCCGACCTGATGGCCCTCTCCAAAGGGCTCACCGGAGGCTTCCTGCCGATGGGGGCCACGATGGCCAGCGAGCGGCTCTATCAGGGCTTCATCAGCGACCAGCCGCGGGCCACCTTCTTCCACGGCCACAGCTTCACCGCCAATCCCCTGGGTTGTGCCGCCGCCCTGGCCTCTCTGGATCTGCTGCAGGCCAGTCCCGAGCGCTTCCAGCAGTTCGAGGTGCGCCACATCCCGTTGCTGGAGTCGCTCGCGAAGCATCCGCAGGTGCGGCGCCCCCGCTGCGTCGGCACCATGGCCGCCTTCGACGTGGAGGCCGGCGAGGCCAGCTACCTCAACCCCGTGGGCAAACAGATCCAGCGCCACTGCCTGGAACAGGGGGTGTACCTGCGGCCCTTGGGCAACGTGGTGTACCTACTGCCGCCCCTGGGCATCAGCGATGCCCAGCTGGAGCGCTGCTACGCCGCCCTTGGATCAGCGCTCGATGCCCTGGTTTAA
- a CDS encoding sigma-70 family RNA polymerase sigma factor: MPAPQKRPPGGCDALSQHLRAMGRIPLLTAEDEISLARLVQAGRQARDVAEEMKLRAGGVEPSLQAWSLEAGLSVGQLRRRLRLANQARSRMVLANLRLVVSLAKRYQHRPIELEDLIQEGTIGLIRAVERFDPSRGYRFSTYAAWWIRDGIGSALVARGRTIRLPATMLDQLQRLRRAQQTLSHQLGRDPNLDELAAATGLKPLDIREALFRAQEPLSLDGHHPHDQELRLLDSLACQLSRPQEQVTSTLMRQDIQRLLGQLPQQEAELLRLRYGIGEAEPLSLSAAARQMGITRDTARGLERRATASIRRLSGEYLDYLEA, from the coding sequence ATGCCTGCGCCACAGAAGCGCCCCCCGGGCGGCTGCGACGCACTCAGTCAGCACCTGCGCGCCATGGGCCGCATCCCGCTGCTCACCGCTGAAGACGAAATCAGCCTGGCCCGGCTCGTGCAGGCCGGCCGCCAGGCCCGTGACGTGGCCGAAGAAATGAAACTCCGTGCCGGCGGCGTGGAACCGAGCCTGCAGGCCTGGTCCCTCGAGGCCGGCCTGAGCGTGGGCCAGCTCCGGCGGCGCCTGCGCCTGGCCAACCAGGCCCGCAGCCGCATGGTGCTCGCCAACCTGCGCCTGGTGGTGAGCCTGGCCAAGCGCTATCAGCATCGGCCGATCGAGCTGGAGGACCTGATCCAGGAGGGCACGATCGGACTGATCCGGGCGGTGGAGCGCTTCGACCCCAGCCGGGGCTACCGCTTCTCCACCTATGCCGCCTGGTGGATCCGCGACGGCATCGGCAGCGCCCTGGTGGCCAGGGGGCGCACCATCCGCCTACCCGCCACGATGCTGGACCAGCTCCAGCGGTTGCGCCGGGCCCAGCAGACTCTCAGCCACCAGCTGGGACGGGACCCGAACCTGGACGAGCTGGCCGCCGCTACCGGCCTCAAGCCCCTGGATATCCGCGAGGCGCTGTTCCGGGCCCAGGAGCCCCTCAGCCTCGACGGCCATCACCCCCACGATCAGGAGCTCCGTCTGCTCGACAGCCTGGCCTGCCAGCTCAGTCGCCCCCAGGAGCAGGTGACCTCCACCCTGATGCGGCAGGACATCCAGCGCCTGCTGGGGCAGTTGCCACAGCAGGAGGCCGAGCTGCTGCGCCTGCGCTATGGCATCGGCGAGGCGGAGCCCCTCAGCCTGAGTGCCGCAGCCCGGCAGATGGGCATCACCCGGGATACGGCCCGCGGATTGGAACGCCGGGCGACGGCCTCGATCCGCAGACTTTCGGGTGAATACCTCGATTATCTGGAGGCCTGA
- a CDS encoding SulP family inorganic anion transporter, whose amino-acid sequence MRVLNHISTTNIKGDLFGGVTAAIVALPLALAFGVASGAGAAAGLWGAVLVGLFAALFGGTPTLISEPTGPMTVVMTAVIASLTARNPETGMAMAFTVVMLAGVFQMVFGLLKLGRYVTQMPYTVISGFMSGIGFILIILQLGPFLGQAIPKGGVMGTLTTLPQLLQNARPTEVLLAVITLAILWLTPSRVKKVAPPQLIALVIGTLLSLTLLTGGDAAGAGSEGIRRIGEIASGFPKLQVPTFALGELRLMFLDAAVLGMLGCIDALLTAVIADSVTRTEHNSNKELIGQGLGNLVSGLFGGIAGAGATMGTVVNIQAGGRSALSGITRALILMVVILAGGRLAAQIPQAVLAGIALKVGVDIVDWGFIKRAHRISLSGAVIMYLVIALTVLVDLIVAVGVGVFIANILTIDKMSALQSKSVKSVSTGDGDLLIPEEEKALLDQGRGQVLLFQLNGAMIFGVAKAIAREHNAIRDCKAVIFDLSEVSHLGVTAALAVENAVEEAIEKGRQVFVVGAADTTQRRLEKLGLFKKLPAERTSISRHDALQQAVASLA is encoded by the coding sequence CTGCGGGTGCTGAACCACATCAGCACCACCAACATCAAGGGAGATCTGTTCGGCGGGGTCACGGCGGCGATCGTGGCCCTGCCGCTGGCCCTGGCCTTTGGTGTGGCCTCCGGCGCCGGCGCCGCCGCCGGCCTCTGGGGCGCCGTGCTCGTGGGTCTGTTCGCCGCCCTGTTCGGCGGCACCCCCACCCTGATCTCGGAGCCCACCGGCCCGATGACGGTGGTGATGACCGCGGTGATCGCCAGCCTCACGGCGCGCAATCCGGAAACCGGGATGGCCATGGCCTTCACCGTGGTGATGCTGGCCGGCGTGTTCCAGATGGTGTTCGGCCTGTTGAAGCTGGGCCGCTACGTCACCCAGATGCCCTACACGGTGATCTCGGGCTTCATGAGCGGGATCGGCTTCATTCTGATCATCCTCCAGCTCGGCCCCTTCCTCGGCCAGGCGATCCCCAAGGGCGGGGTGATGGGCACCCTCACGACCCTGCCCCAGCTGCTGCAGAACGCCCGGCCCACGGAGGTGCTGCTGGCGGTGATCACCCTGGCGATCCTCTGGCTCACCCCCTCCAGGGTGAAGAAGGTGGCGCCGCCCCAGCTGATCGCCCTGGTGATCGGCACCCTGCTCTCGCTCACCCTGCTCACGGGCGGTGACGCCGCCGGGGCCGGTAGCGAGGGCATCCGCCGGATCGGCGAGATCGCCTCAGGCTTCCCCAAGCTGCAAGTGCCCACGTTTGCTCTAGGCGAACTGCGCCTGATGTTCCTCGATGCCGCCGTACTGGGGATGCTCGGCTGCATCGATGCCCTGCTCACGGCCGTGATCGCCGACAGCGTCACCCGCACCGAGCACAACTCCAACAAGGAACTGATCGGCCAGGGCCTGGGCAACCTGGTGTCCGGCCTGTTCGGCGGCATCGCCGGCGCCGGCGCCACCATGGGCACGGTGGTGAACATCCAGGCGGGCGGGCGCAGTGCCCTCTCCGGCATCACCAGGGCCCTGATCCTGATGGTGGTGATCCTGGCCGGCGGGCGGTTGGCCGCCCAGATTCCCCAGGCGGTGCTGGCGGGCATCGCCCTCAAGGTGGGTGTGGACATCGTGGACTGGGGCTTCATCAAGCGCGCCCACCGGATTTCCCTCAGCGGCGCGGTGATCATGTATCTGGTGATCGCCCTCACTGTGTTGGTGGATCTGATCGTGGCCGTGGGTGTGGGCGTGTTCATCGCCAACATCCTCACGATCGACAAGATGAGCGCCCTGCAGAGCAAGTCGGTGAAATCGGTGAGCACCGGCGACGGCGACCTGCTGATTCCCGAGGAGGAGAAGGCGCTGCTCGATCAGGGCAGGGGCCAGGTGCTGCTGTTCCAGCTCAACGGCGCCATGATCTTCGGCGTAGCCAAGGCGATCGCCCGGGAACACAACGCCATCCGCGATTGCAAAGCCGTGATCTTTGACCTCAGCGAGGTGTCCCACCTCGGCGTGACCGCCGCACTGGCCGTGGAGAATGCGGTGGAGGAGGCGATTGAGAAGGGCCGCCAGGTGTTTGTGGTGGGGGCCGCCGACACCACCCAGCGGCGACTGGAAAAACTCGGCCTGTTCAAGAAGTTGCCGGCTGAACGCACCAGCATCAGCCGCCATGACGCCCTGCAGCAGGCCGTGGCCAGCCTGGCCTGA
- a CDS encoding potassium channel family protein → MAAAEGLRRLRRRLWRLVGELPDGELPRTGFNRFFAFLIVFSVVFAVVATEGSPNPALLSQLRRIDLSISLVFLAEYLLRLWVSPLSQRYGRGWRAYGRYLRSPFALVDLVALLPLFVDVLGSELHLVRLFRLLRVLRLSRSRRFREAVFRFGYALRAKRSELEVALVFTGSVILVSATGLYLSEGNVQPEHFGSIPRALWWAVCTVTTVGYGDVVPITVVGRVLGGLTALAGIGSIAIPTGILVVGFGEAAEALKRRRPGNHAKRRRSRRARRSGQT, encoded by the coding sequence TTGGCGGCGGCTGAGGGCCTGCGGCGACTGAGACGGCGCCTGTGGCGGCTGGTGGGTGAACTCCCCGATGGCGAGCTGCCCCGCACCGGCTTCAACCGCTTCTTCGCCTTTCTGATCGTGTTCTCGGTGGTGTTCGCGGTGGTGGCCACCGAGGGCAGCCCCAACCCCGCGCTGCTCAGCCAGTTGCGCCGGATCGACCTGAGCATCAGCCTGGTGTTCCTGGCGGAATACCTGCTGCGACTGTGGGTGAGTCCGCTCAGCCAGCGCTATGGCCGCGGCTGGCGGGCCTACGGGCGCTACCTGCGCAGCCCCTTCGCCCTGGTGGATCTGGTGGCCCTGCTGCCCCTGTTCGTGGACGTGCTCGGCTCGGAGCTCCACCTGGTGCGCCTGTTCCGCCTGTTGCGGGTGCTGCGCCTGAGCCGCTCCCGCCGCTTCCGCGAGGCGGTGTTCCGCTTCGGCTACGCCCTGCGGGCCAAGCGCAGCGAGCTGGAGGTGGCCCTGGTGTTCACCGGCTCGGTGATCCTGGTGAGCGCCACCGGCCTCTACCTCAGCGAGGGCAACGTGCAGCCCGAGCACTTCGGCTCGATTCCGCGGGCCCTGTGGTGGGCGGTGTGCACCGTCACCACCGTGGGCTACGGCGATGTGGTGCCGATCACCGTGGTGGGTCGCGTGCTGGGCGGTCTCACCGCCCTGGCGGGCATCGGCTCGATCGCCATCCCCACCGGCATCCTGGTGGTGGGCTTCGGCGAGGCGGCCGAGGCCCTGAAGCGGCGCAGGCCCGGCAACCACGCCAAGCGGAGGCGCTCCCGCCGCGCCCGGCGCAGCGGACAGACCTGA
- a CDS encoding EAL domain-containing protein has product MVLSADDRRAAGASPDQGSAPATPADPLHWARRFAELCGLDLFLVDPDSGRFLDCNASALQTLGYSHEELLAMGPAQLQADDHHDRVWVTQRLRQLLREGRGSFPTRHRCRDGTVVDVRVNLTTVSHNGQPVVVALVQHASDNPLGQPQQQQQLLLFQETEALHGAAGWHHQLHSGAMDWTPQIERIAGCTPNDFASYLQLVHPDDRRQLQRTYLQAVDRGDQLNLPHRLLLNGGEVRHVLLSGLPRCDATGTPDSVVGTLCDTTSHLSRIQDAERSRLQDPLTELPNKVATLEWLGRQLCGRPYNANLSVLSLDIDGFQEINDTFGHATGDQLLCCFANLLRRDLPGHAWLARLGSDEFCVVFHQGVNSFGEAIQRARDLQLRLHNMESLSPELPLRPTVSMGLSCFPEHSDTPLTLLQCANTALMEAKRQGRSQLRSYSTTLSRQIRERLEMDGALHKAMAREQLRILVQPQSDRNGQLCGGEVLLRWRDHHGKQVSPAFFIPLAEQSGLIFPLSNWVLQATLGQIRRWQQQQLAVPRLGINISTRLLESFDRNLPDQLHQALAEHQLSAAAVELEITETALLRNPVAAAETVRHLANDGFQIAIDDFGTGYSSLDLLRSLPVHKLKIDSTFIRNLDQSAEDRAIVASTITLAHGLGMVCIAEGVETESQRAILLDLGCDQFQGFLCGRPATISQFGRLLAGEPLPCASSLAAPAEASGGPASEPVSAIGLRVTSFDELAALRGVFDASLDAYLLTQPIYGSTGEIIDFTLLEANNAACRAILQSREAVVGQTLCTLFPSVGANGLLEHYATSLRRAAPLELDDFAYRNQELAGETRYYDIRAYPSQHLLAITWRDVTLRSQRTRSLAASADLLNLLERNGPDTLVMLDGLQRVRWVSANLESLTGWSGDQWLGRPFSDLFSTASGVPEPLQLDQWLAHPGEAGQRRLRLTNPLGGWSWVTVSARRLQPDAGQTGYVLTLHASAERPRLGWTLNGGDPVGGG; this is encoded by the coding sequence GTGGTCCTCAGTGCCGACGACAGACGAGCGGCCGGCGCCAGTCCCGACCAGGGCTCTGCCCCAGCCACCCCAGCTGATCCCCTGCACTGGGCCCGCCGGTTCGCCGAGCTGTGCGGCCTCGACCTGTTCCTGGTTGATCCCGACTCCGGCCGTTTTCTGGACTGCAACGCCTCGGCCCTCCAGACCCTGGGCTACAGCCACGAAGAGCTGCTGGCCATGGGCCCGGCCCAGCTGCAGGCCGACGATCACCACGACCGCGTCTGGGTGACCCAGCGGCTGCGCCAGCTGCTCAGGGAAGGCCGCGGCAGCTTTCCCACCCGCCACCGCTGCCGCGACGGCACGGTGGTGGACGTGCGGGTGAACCTCACCACCGTGAGCCACAACGGCCAACCGGTGGTGGTGGCTCTGGTGCAGCACGCCAGCGACAACCCGCTGGGCCAGCCGCAACAGCAGCAGCAATTGCTCCTGTTCCAGGAGACGGAGGCACTCCATGGCGCCGCCGGCTGGCACCACCAGCTGCACTCAGGGGCCATGGACTGGACGCCCCAGATCGAGCGGATCGCTGGCTGCACCCCCAACGACTTTGCCAGCTACCTGCAGCTGGTGCACCCCGACGACCGCAGGCAGCTGCAGCGCACGTACCTCCAGGCCGTGGATCGGGGCGACCAGCTCAACCTGCCCCACCGGCTGCTGCTCAACGGCGGCGAGGTGCGCCATGTGCTCCTGAGCGGGTTGCCGCGCTGCGACGCCACGGGCACCCCGGACAGCGTGGTGGGCACGCTCTGCGACACCACCAGCCACCTCAGCCGGATTCAGGACGCCGAGCGCAGCCGACTCCAGGATCCCCTCACCGAGCTGCCCAACAAAGTGGCCACCCTGGAGTGGCTGGGCCGGCAACTCTGCGGCCGGCCCTACAACGCCAACCTCTCGGTGCTGAGCCTGGACATCGACGGCTTCCAGGAAATCAACGACACCTTCGGCCACGCCACAGGCGACCAGCTGCTGTGCTGTTTCGCCAACCTGCTGCGCCGCGACCTCCCTGGCCATGCCTGGCTGGCCCGGCTGGGCAGCGATGAATTCTGCGTGGTGTTCCACCAGGGTGTGAACTCCTTCGGCGAGGCGATCCAGCGGGCCCGCGACCTGCAGCTGCGGCTGCACAACATGGAGTCGCTCTCGCCGGAGCTGCCCCTGCGACCCACCGTGAGCATGGGGCTGAGCTGCTTTCCCGAACACAGCGATACCCCCCTCACGCTGCTGCAGTGCGCCAACACCGCCCTGATGGAGGCCAAGCGCCAGGGCCGCAGCCAACTGCGGTCCTACTCCACCACCCTCAGCCGCCAGATCCGCGAACGGCTGGAGATGGATGGGGCGCTGCACAAGGCCATGGCCCGCGAGCAGCTGCGCATCCTGGTGCAACCCCAGAGCGACCGCAACGGCCAGCTCTGCGGCGGTGAAGTGCTGCTGCGCTGGCGCGACCACCACGGCAAGCAGGTGTCGCCGGCGTTCTTCATCCCCCTGGCCGAGCAGAGCGGCCTGATCTTTCCGCTCTCCAACTGGGTGCTCCAAGCCACCCTGGGGCAGATCCGCCGGTGGCAACAGCAGCAACTGGCCGTGCCCCGGCTGGGCATCAACATCTCCACCCGCCTGCTCGAATCCTTCGATCGCAACCTGCCCGACCAACTGCACCAGGCCCTGGCCGAGCACCAACTCAGTGCCGCTGCCGTGGAACTGGAAATCACCGAAACGGCCCTGCTTCGCAACCCCGTGGCCGCCGCGGAAACCGTGCGCCACCTGGCCAACGACGGCTTTCAGATCGCCATCGACGACTTCGGCACGGGCTACTCCTCCCTCGATCTGCTGCGCAGCCTGCCGGTGCACAAGCTGAAGATCGACAGCACCTTCATCCGCAACCTCGATCAGTCAGCGGAGGACCGGGCGATCGTGGCCTCCACGATCACCCTGGCCCATGGCCTGGGCATGGTGTGCATCGCCGAGGGGGTGGAAACCGAGAGCCAGCGAGCCATCCTGCTCGATCTGGGCTGCGACCAGTTCCAGGGCTTCCTCTGCGGCCGCCCCGCCACCATCAGCCAGTTCGGTCGGCTGCTGGCCGGTGAGCCGCTCCCCTGCGCGTCCAGCCTGGCAGCGCCGGCTGAAGCGTCCGGCGGGCCAGCCAGCGAACCGGTCAGCGCCATCGGCCTGCGGGTGACCAGTTTTGATGAGCTGGCCGCCCTGCGGGGAGTGTTTGACGCCTCGCTCGACGCCTATCTGCTCACCCAGCCGATCTACGGCTCCACGGGCGAGATCATCGACTTCACCCTGCTCGAGGCCAACAACGCAGCCTGCAGAGCGATCCTGCAATCGCGGGAGGCGGTGGTGGGCCAGACCCTCTGCACGCTGTTTCCCAGTGTGGGGGCCAACGGTCTGCTGGAGCATTACGCCACCAGCCTGCGGCGCGCAGCACCGCTGGAGCTCGACGATTTCGCCTACCGCAACCAGGAACTGGCGGGCGAGACCCGCTACTACGACATCCGCGCCTACCCCAGCCAGCACCTGCTGGCGATCACCTGGCGCGATGTCACCCTGCGCAGCCAGCGCACCCGCTCCCTGGCGGCATCGGCCGACCTGCTCAACCTGCTGGAGCGCAACGGGCCGGACACCCTGGTGATGCTGGATGGCCTGCAGCGGGTCCGCTGGGTGTCCGCCAACCTGGAGAGCCTCACCGGCTGGAGCGGCGACCAGTGGCTGGGCCGCCCCTTCAGCGACCTCTTCTCCACCGCCAGCGGGGTGCCCGAACCGCTCCAGCTCGACCAATGGCTGGCCCATCCCGGGGAGGCTGGACAGCGCCGCCTGCGCCTCACCAATCCCCTCGGGGGCTGGAGCTGGGTCACGGTGAGCGCCCGGCGGCTCCAGCCCGACGCCGGGCAAACCGGCTACGTGCTCACCCTGCACGCCAGCGCGGAGCGCCCGCGGCTGGGCTGGACGCTGAACGGCGGTGACCCGGTTGGCGGCGGCTGA
- a CDS encoding ferritin, which yields MTASSELSTPSITAVATGPAGRALAQPMEAALVEALQNHLSMERQASAAYFAMAIWFAERELRGFSHFFKHEAHSEQEHAARFADYLIARGQTVQLQDLAAPRQDWSTPEQIFAASFQLEADVTASLQQIYAMAERASDLRTTVFLDPIVDAQVAAENEFAHLLGRVRFCQGQPAALLIVDGELSDDKHSPAKLA from the coding sequence ATGACTGCCTCCTCCGAGCTCAGCACCCCCAGCATCACTGCTGTGGCCACCGGTCCCGCCGGCCGTGCCCTCGCCCAGCCCATGGAGGCGGCCCTGGTGGAGGCCCTGCAGAACCATCTCTCCATGGAGCGCCAGGCCAGCGCCGCCTACTTCGCCATGGCCATCTGGTTCGCCGAGCGGGAACTGCGGGGCTTCTCCCACTTCTTCAAACACGAGGCCCACAGCGAGCAGGAGCACGCCGCCAGGTTCGCCGATTACCTGATTGCCCGCGGCCAGACCGTGCAGCTGCAGGATCTCGCCGCGCCCCGCCAGGACTGGAGCACGCCGGAGCAGATCTTCGCTGCCTCCTTCCAGCTGGAAGCGGACGTGACCGCCTCGCTGCAGCAGATCTACGCCATGGCCGAGCGGGCCTCCGACCTGCGCACCACCGTGTTCCTGGATCCGATCGTCGACGCCCAGGTGGCGGCGGAAAACGAGTTCGCCCACCTGCTCGGCCGGGTGCGCTTCTGCCAGGGCCAGCCGGCCGCGCTGCTGATTGTGGACGGCGAGCTCAGCGACGACAAACACAGCCCCGCCAAGCTGGCCTGA
- a CDS encoding helix-turn-helix domain-containing protein, with protein sequence MAASRLSDAQKEEIVAAYRQGAAASALANAFGCSPATVSRVVKAALSPAEVAALKQQRGRREAAPAGAVHPTIQVEELPAAVADAAAAVADAAAAEVDPEVDPEVDPEGVRDTGVDGPGVLAIDDADDFAGEEGEPEPDQDGDELEENGSDDLASTAGPVAEAGQEPVQCRCLSEAKLPAAAYLLVDKTVELQPVALSACADLGPLPEEESMRQALQVYVNPRQAKRQCGRSQRVIPLPDLSLLQRTAPYLLAQGISRVVIEGSLYSLPGS encoded by the coding sequence ATGGCGGCCTCCCGGCTGAGCGACGCCCAGAAGGAAGAGATTGTGGCGGCTTACCGTCAGGGGGCCGCAGCCTCAGCTTTGGCGAACGCCTTCGGCTGCAGCCCCGCCACCGTGAGCCGTGTGGTGAAGGCGGCCCTGTCCCCGGCAGAGGTGGCCGCCCTCAAGCAACAGCGCGGGCGCAGAGAGGCGGCGCCGGCTGGGGCAGTCCACCCGACCATCCAGGTGGAGGAGCTCCCCGCTGCGGTGGCTGATGCTGCGGCTGCGGTGGCTGATGCTGCTGCTGCGGAAGTGGATCCAGAGGTGGATCCAGAGGTGGATCCAGAGGGTGTGCGTGATACCGGCGTCGACGGGCCGGGAGTGCTGGCGATTGATGATGCCGACGACTTCGCCGGTGAGGAGGGGGAGCCGGAACCCGACCAGGACGGCGATGAGCTCGAGGAGAACGGCAGCGACGACCTGGCCAGCACGGCAGGGCCAGTGGCAGAGGCCGGCCAGGAGCCCGTGCAGTGCCGCTGCCTGAGTGAGGCCAAGCTGCCGGCGGCGGCCTATCTGCTGGTGGACAAGACCGTGGAGCTGCAGCCTGTGGCCCTCAGCGCCTGTGCTGATCTGGGCCCCCTGCCGGAGGAGGAGTCGATGCGCCAGGCGCTGCAGGTGTACGTGAATCCGCGCCAGGCCAAGCGCCAGTGCGGCCGCAGCCAGCGGGTGATCCCCCTGCCCGACCTGAGCCTGCTGCAGCGCACGGCCCCTTACCTGTTGGCCCAGGGCATCAGCCGGGTGGTGATCGAGGGCAGCCTCTACTCCCTGCCGGGCAGCTGA
- the rsmI gene encoding 16S rRNA (cytidine(1402)-2'-O)-methyltransferase, translated as MPEGSTRGAAGIAAGVAAIGNRLGPALCRTPVPQSPEPAAGVLYLVGTPIGNLGDLSPRARQVLAGVQRIACEDTRRSGLLLHQLGLRSAEGGARLVSFHQHNQVSRIPELLAALAAGEAVAVISDAGLPGISDPGEELVAAARSAGHDVICVPGPSAVTTALVSSGLPCGRFCFEGFLPARAGQRRARLQELAGERRTVVLYEAPHRLLALLADLLELLGDRPLRVARELTKRHEEQVGPSVSAALDHFRRRPPQGECTLVLGGAPEPEPTSWDGASLRAELQELVAAGLGSKEATRQLAERSGHSARELYALLHQAE; from the coding sequence ATGCCGGAGGGCAGTACCAGGGGGGCGGCGGGCATCGCGGCGGGAGTGGCGGCCATCGGCAACAGACTGGGACCTGCATTGTGCAGGACCCCGGTGCCCCAGTCCCCCGAGCCGGCCGCCGGCGTGCTCTATCTGGTGGGCACGCCGATCGGCAACCTGGGCGACCTCTCGCCCCGGGCGCGGCAGGTGCTGGCCGGCGTGCAGCGCATCGCCTGCGAGGACACCCGCCGCAGCGGCCTGCTGCTGCACCAGCTCGGCCTGCGCTCAGCCGAAGGCGGCGCCCGGCTGGTGAGCTTCCACCAGCACAACCAGGTGAGCCGCATCCCCGAACTGCTGGCCGCCCTGGCGGCCGGTGAGGCCGTGGCGGTGATCAGCGACGCCGGCCTGCCCGGCATCTCCGACCCCGGCGAGGAGCTGGTGGCCGCCGCCCGCAGCGCCGGCCATGACGTGATCTGCGTGCCCGGCCCCAGTGCCGTCACCACCGCGCTGGTGAGCAGCGGCCTGCCCTGCGGACGCTTCTGCTTCGAGGGTTTCCTGCCCGCCAGAGCCGGCCAGCGGCGGGCCCGCCTGCAGGAGCTCGCCGGCGAGCGGCGCACCGTGGTGCTCTACGAGGCCCCGCACAGGCTGCTGGCCCTGCTCGCCGACCTGCTGGAGCTGCTGGGCGACCGGCCGCTGCGGGTGGCCCGCGAACTCACCAAGCGCCACGAGGAACAGGTGGGGCCCAGCGTCAGCGCCGCCCTCGACCATTTCCGCCGCCGGCCGCCCCAGGGGGAGTGCACCCTGGTGCTGGGCGGCGCTCCCGAGCCGGAGCCGACCAGCTGGGATGGGGCCAGCCTGCGGGCCGAGCTGCAGGAGCTGGTGGCGGCTGGCCTGGGCAGCAAGGAGGCAACCCGCCAGCTGGCCGAGCGCAGCGGCCACAGCGCCCGCGAGCTCTACGCCCTGTTGCACCAGGCCGAGTGA